The DNA sequence actgaattgttgTCTGATGTACGTgcaagtatttttcacatctcagtattctctataaaaggtgaagataacgaacaatgatcaatctcataactcctctaagcaatacaaaatagagagttgggcaaacacggaccccttgatataccagaggtgggatcaggtgcctaagaggagtaagcatcctctgtcgaccggtcacacccgccatgagccctatatcttggtcaggtaaacgatccgtagtcaaaaccaatgtgctaagaacgacctaacaatcggtatgaaacacgtcagacagcatttgacccaataataggttgtattggcaaactatcaaTTTATGAAAGATGTGTTTAGACTTTAGTTAAATTCTGGTctgtatctttcaagttatgacaaacatgatataccattttattttctatgattgaaatccatactccatgcaaaacatacatgtaatttttgctattttattcacagctgaatacttcttttttaattacatgttttaatattataaattttcaaattgtctCTAGTAAattcaacttggacatgaaataaagcatgcatacaattcagtattattgtttgtaagatagttgaattaaaattttgaaatactttataatattttttgttcattgataCATTTGCAACCAAAAAACATATTgctgtcctatcagtgttgaaaataaaaaaaaaagttggggtcctatcagtatgtaagtcaaaataaatgtgtgtcctattgcattttgcaccggtcccaactccccaataaatattgaccagtCCCTAGAAGGACTGACGGTGAATTGGAGTTATTGAGAACCATGATTTCCGATTTCTGGTGTTGATTCGTAGACCTATTTGGTTGGGACCTATTTGGTTGGAATGTGTTTGTAATCTGGTGGTTTTCTCTTGGATATGCTGATGAGTGCGATAGTACGGCATGATCATCAGCAAAGTCGAGATCTTCTAGGGTTGAAAATTTTGATGTCTCTTGGGGTGTCTGAAGTTGTTAGTCAAAACACCCGATCAATGGCTATAATAGATAAAGATGATGACATGACATATAACAACAAGGAATTTATATCCACAACTGCACAGTGAATGAACGTCTCGAAAACGCTGATATTCCTGCATGTACGGATTCTATTACTTAATtgaatacatttgtacatgtgtatgtatttacattcactgtgtgTATTCTGCTTAATTTCTATTCAAATACTTTTTCATTTGCAACTATGAAGGCACACTCTGTTCCAGTCTAGTTGGATGAGGACAATATTTAACCATTTGACCTGGGTTGTGAGGAAAGACGAGAGGATGACCCAAAGAATGTTAAGGTATAGATACAGGATAGTACCTTAGTGGGTACAAGTGGAGACCTGTTCCGACTTATTACAAGTGGAGACCTGTTCCGACTGATTACAAGTGGAGACCTGTCCCAACTGATTACAAGTGGAGACCTGTCCCAACTGATTACAAGTGGAGACCTGTTCCTTCTGATTACAAGTGGAGACCTGTCCCAACTGATTACAAGTGGAGACCTGTCCCTACTGATTACAAGTGGAGACCTGTTCCTACTGATTACAAGGGGAGACCTGTTCCGACTGATTACAAGTGGAGACCTGTTCCGACTGATTACAAGTGGAGACCTATCCCTACTGATTACAAGTGGAGACCTGTCCCAACTGATTACAAGTGGAGACATGTTCCTACTGATTTACAAGTGGAGACCTGTTCCGACTGATTACAAGTGGAGACCTGTCCCAGCTGATTACAAGTGGAGACCTGTTCCTACTGATTACAAGTGGAGACCTGTCCCTACTGATTACAAGTGGAGACCTGTTCCGACGGATTACAAGTGGAGACCTGTCCCAACTGATTACAAGTGGAGACCTGTTCCTACTGATTACAAGTGGAGACCTGTTCCTACTGATTACAAGTGGAGACCTGTTCCGACTGATTACAAGTGGAGACCTGTCCCAACTGATTACAAGTGGAGACCTGTTCCTACTGATTACAAGTGGAGACCTGTCCCTACTGATTACAAGTGGAGACCTGTTCCTACTGATTACAAGTGGAGACCTGTCCCTACTGATTACAAGTGGAGACCTATCCCTACTGATTACAAGTGGAGACCTGTTCCTACTGATTACAAGTGGAGACCTGTCCCTACTGATTATAAGTGGAGACCTGTTCCTACTGATTACAAGTGGAGACCTGTCCCTACTGATTACAAGTGGAGACCTGTTCCTACTGATTACAAGTGGAGACCTGTCCCAACTGATTACAAGTGGAGACCTATCCCTACTGATTACAAGTGGAGACCTGTTCCTACTGATTACAAGTGGAGACCTGTTCCTACTGATTACAAGTGGAGACCTGTCCCAACTGATTACAAGTGGAGACCTGTCCCTACTGATTACAAGTGGAGACCTGTCCCTACTGATTACAAGTGGAGACCTGTTCCTACTGATTACAAGTGGAGACCTGTCCCTATTGATTACAAGTGGAGACCTGTTCCTACTGATTACAAGTGGAGACCTGCCCCTACTGATTACAAGTGGAGACCTGTTCCTACTGATTACAAGTGGAGACCTGCCCCTACTGATTACAAGTGGAGACCTGTTCCTACTGATTACAAGTGGAGACCTGATTACAAGTGGAGACCTGTTCCTACTGATTACAAGTGGAGACCTGCCCCTACTGATTACAAGTGGAGACCTGTTCCTACTGATTACAAGTGGAGACCTGTCCCTACTGATTACAAGTGGAGACCTGTCCCTACTGATTACAAGTGGAGACCTGTCCCTACTGATTACAAGTGGAGACCTGTTCCTACTGATTACAAGTGGAGACCTGTTCCTACTGATTACAAGTGGAGACCTGTTCCTACTGATTACAAGTGGAGACCTGTTCCTACTGATTACAAGTGGAGACCTGTCCCTACTGATTACAAGTGGAGACCTGTCCCTACTGATATTCTCTTTCAAAACATTTATTCAAACCGCTAAAGAGAGAATTGATTAAACTTGTATAAATGTCCCTAAGATAGTACATTTTGAgcattatttgttttaactacatgtattattgttttgtttatttttttttaaaattatcatacatGAAAGAAAACCGCTAAGAGTTTAAAAATCCCACCAAAGAGCCCTGGTAAGTGCAGTCAAATTCAACTGCAAAATCAACCTAATTTCAGaatctttatttgaaaatgaatagtGTGATACCTCGATCCATAGTTTTCCTTTTTGCTATGATATTCCaagttgtatttacatatatgttttTAACACAAATGCCCCTCAAAACGAAGAATGAATGGTGTGAAAAGAAGACTTGATTGTACTAAAAACAATCAGACCAAAGGACTACCAACATCCAAAAAGAGGATAAGTAAAAAAgctatttcaataaaaaaaaatatgaagataacgaatagtgatcaatctcataaatcccacaaagaATGCAAAAGTAAGGGTATGGTGAACACGGACatctggatacaccagaggtgggatcaggtgccttgaagaagtaaacatcccttgttgACTGGACAAACCCAGTGTGAGCTCTACTGAATAATCTGTAGCCAAAATCAGGAAAAACAGCTTTCTTTCTCTTGCTTCTGCCTTAAATTTCTGTGTGGCAAGTAATGAAGTATGTGCAATTTTTACACACAAGGGAAGTTCAAATGCTATATTTATCGTGGATTTGAAATTCTATGTGTATTTGAGCCCCATGCACGTGGCAGTGAAGCTAGTTGCTAATAAAGACTGTAATGCTGTTTCGATGACAATGTGTGGGTTTTCAAACTTAGATTTTGATTTGcttttatgtttgtttgttttttcactTTCAAGGCACCGATTTTTCTCTAGCAGCATAGGATTTAAACagcatacatgtagatgtagatGTAGCATTATTATCTTTATGACATTTTGTATCGCTCGTCATCCcgtttcagtactttgattagtTTCAAGGTTTCACAATTTACAAAATCATTGACATTTCTGAACATAAATTGTTCATAcatttaaaagatatatatttaaatgttaatGAGTTTGAAGTCAAATATTTGGGAGGGGTGTTACTGGACTCACCGACTCGACAAATCACTGAAAGACAACAGGTAGATGACGACCGCCTTGCTCCACAATAGACGAGATAGTGATGGTAATCTATTTAGAATACTCTCAGTGCACTTTCAGCGGTCGCTACCACACGCAATATTATATCGCttgtgttcgaatttactatcAAAGAGTAGATCCAAAGCGATACAACCCTCTGTGGTGGTTACTTTCTTTAAAATGGAATGAATCTCGGTACCGTCTAGAATATGTTTGTTACTTTGTGATCGTGAATTAGCAATTGAGCCCCAAACCATACATTTTTTCGGTAGTTGGGGCATCTCACCCCGACGTTTACATCAGTACCTTTAGGAGTAAGTCAGGGTGATTACGTAAAACTCAGTCTTTTAATGATAAAACGTAAACCTGTATTTTAATGATATCCCATAAACGTACAATGTCATCCTATCGGaagacaaacaagaggcccatgggccacatcgctcacctgagtcaccttggtccatatcagaagattttccatatctatttgcatgtaaaaccgtagtccctattatggccccaaacctacccctggaggccatggtttttgcaaacttgaatctacactatgtcagaaagctttcatgtaaatgtgaacttctttggcccaatggttcttgagaagaagatttttaaagattttccctatatatttgtatgtaaaactttgatcccctattgtggccccatcctaccccagggggccatgattttaacaaacctgaatctgcactatatcagaaagctttcatataaatctcagcttttctggcttagtgtttctgggaagaagatttttaaagatttttcctatatatttgtatgtaaaacatgaCACAAACTGTGCTAACCCTGAGGTGATTAAAATCGTTTTTTAATCGATGTAGAGATGGCGTTTGTGTTTATAAACCTCTTTTACCGGAATGACACGGGGTGTTTGAACAACTTGACATGGATACGACAGAAAGGTAAGTCATTGAGAATATTTGGATAATCTGTCATTGGGTCGTTCATctattgaaaggtgaagataacgaaaagtgatcaatctcattactcctataagcaatacaaaaaagagtATGTTTTTTTTCCCCTAAGAAATCATGGCAAAGCAGAACATTAGTTTTAAATACCCAACAAAACTACATCTGAGCTGCATTGTACACTCATCCGTATCTTATGGTTGCATTTTGCTGAAAGGTTGGACACGAGGTTCACCACCCCTCTCTCTTTCCACCCCGTGCTCTCAGACACCTTTGCGattttagaatacatgtatatctttttaaaatcccAAACATCATATCATACACTTCTTTTCTTTCCCTCCTCTTCTCGCTATTCCACATCATAACCCGGGCAACCCTCTCTTTACACCATTATTAATAAGCCCATGATTATATCGTTAAAGTATTATGTTGCCGAAGTTTTGATTCATCCCTGCACTTCAATGACAAAGGGCTAGAATCATTGGTTAATCGGGTTTGAAATTAAATCGGATTAACATGACACAAACTGTGCTAACCCTGAGGTGATTAAAATCGTTTTTTAATCGATGTAGAGATGGCGTTTGTGTTTATAAACCTCTTTTACCGGAATGACGCGGGGTGTTTGAACAACTTGACATGGATACGACAGAAAGGTAAGTCATTGAGAATATTTGGATAATCTGTCATTGGGTCGTTCTCTActtctaaattaaaaaaaccaaagATTTCAAGTGATTGGTACATAGCCTTCTCTAAAAAGATACAAATTCAAGACAAAGAATAAACTCCAGTGCATTTTTTGGTGGAGGATGTCGCTAATAAATATAATGAGTAAAATCTATTCAAATTATCCATTGATTTGCCTGTCGCAATAATGCAGCTCGAATTGCAACTTGATAATTCTTTAATCCCATCTGCATGTAAAGGTGCCCCGAAGTCAAAAAcaggaaaatgaaaaaaatcagttctaattctttaattttatttaattccaaTTAAATTGGACGGATAATATAGAATTAATCCTTTTAAACATTACGTTTCTTTCAATTAAGAGTGATATTGTGGTCCGTCTTTAGGATTTGGGTTGCTTAAGGTTGCTCTTACTTGTTGATATGCAGCATATGTCAGTGGTTTCATAGAACAACATGAACGTTTTTCAGACAAGGATGCCATTTCGAAAGCAACTGAAATCCTGTCAACCACAAGCGTTCGGGAAAAACGCGTTGTTACAGAAGCAGTATGAACGACAGTATAGCAGACTGGAAAGAGAGCGGAAATCGACACAGAGGCAGATCCAAATTACCGAGGAGAAGTGTGTTCACTCCGTATACAATCTCCTACAGGAGGCCGAGTTATATGAACaagagaaaaaacaaaaacaagaggaAGAAAAGGTAAAACGGGCTGAGAAAGAGCGCAAAAATCCGGTGTTTTATTACGAAATAGAGAACGAATATGTTCCTAAGCAACCAGAAACAAAAATAGTCCGAGGTCGTCCGATGACAGCATCAGTGAACACTCGTAAAATAGGTACACAACATAACGAACTAAGAAAACGCCCTTCTTCTGCTAGTCCCGCTCTTTGTTGTCAAAATGGAGGCCCTGCATCCACAGCAATTAATGTTCAACGAATTTCTAGTGCCGAAAGTTCTCACAGCCGACTCTCCAGCGCAAGCTCGTATGGTTCTGTTCAAAACGAAAACGTTTTCGATTCAAGACCAAGCTCCGCGGACATTGGGCCTATTTCTGCAAATACGGGGACTAACCTAAAACTATGGCAACTTAACGTTAAAAGGAACAGTGAAGGTAAGCCGTCTGCTGTAAGGAGGGGTAGTTCAGCAAGATCGGTCCGATCTGTGGAAGAGTCGTCCGAAACCTTTCAGGATCCGGAGACGATGAATACTTTTGCACGACCGAAAACTGCCGATAGGTACCGGCGTCGGCGCCCTGATGACGAACTCTCGGAGTACTGGAATCGGCGCGTGGCGAATATAATCCGTAAGTGGGACCTTCGGGACAGTGACCAATACACCAAAGATCTGAAGGTCGTCAAGGACATCGGGCCTCCTCCCTACAGAAAACTTGATTCCAGAACAGGACAGGTTGAACGGTTTATTCAGAAATATTCCGGAAAGTACCGTTCCTTGTTAAGACAGACAACATCGCCGGCTTTACTAGACAATCGACAAAAAAGAAGTGAGAAGATAAGCAGACAGGACCTAGCAAGCATTAATGCGGATACCGCTAAGTACAAAAAGAATACCAAATTTCTTCTGAGTAAAAGCAGAGAAATAAAGCTGTTCATAGAGAATCTTCCTGGAGTGGACAAATCACAAAATCTTCTTAATTCGTCAAATCCCTGATCCCATTCTCTTATGTAAGCAgattattaagaaaataaaggCGGTCAATTGACACTAAtcacacatgtttattttgttgAACACAATAATATAGGACATGtactttgatgtaaaaaaaaaatgtaaatccGATAATGTGACATAATATATGTTCTCTCTCCCCCATACTATATAAAAGAAATCAAATCTTTCATAGTGCAACCTAGGACACTCGTTAGTAAATAACACCATATCATAggcagggacctatatactagtatataggtccATGATCATAGGTCATTATGAGtgtaaaattgatatttgtatgaCACAGAAAATGTGTTCGTTGTGATATAACaatcttatttttttaaatatcaacatgCATCGTGTTTATAAAGATGTCTCGAGTTTcatttttgtttgctttatCTTTGTGCTAAACATTTTATCTTGGTGGTCGACCAGTCGTCACGTGACTCATTTCTTCTCTTATATTGGTGCTCCTGCGCACAAGCCTTCTAATGGACGTTTCCTTCCGGTGTAAGTCAGCTTGAATTGTAGCGAGCTCGGACTGGCGGACTTTCACTTTCTCCCGTTCTCGCTGTTTAGACAGACACTGTTTGTCCAGGTCGTAGTATGTGACACCTGGAATAAACACCCACTTGTATTTGGAGACAGTGTTTTGAAGAAAACTGCGCGTGCGTGACGATGCCTTACTTTGCGGACAGGGAATGCATGATTGTGGGCGCGGTTCTGTCTGCTCTTCATCTCCACCATCTGGCCCTGAAactttgaaaagtttattgataCGCTTCAGAAAATATTCAGCCTCTATGTCAGACGTACTTTTGCTGACACTTGACTTTTCACAGTCCTCCCCTTTGCTTGTATTTGTTGTACTGCTCCTTTCCGTCTGAGGCCGATGTCGTGGAGAGTCAGTGGAATTTTCCTTGCCCCGATCCTTCGACGAGGTGGGGTTTGTAGCACTTTTATATAGTCTTGGCACGATATGAGCACGGAAACCAGCAATTGAGGTTGTTTTAACCTTAGGTTTGCTTTTCTCTGACACTTCATCCATTTCTTTGAACAAAGTTGTTCGACTTCTGGTAACTGCAAATTTTTGTTGTCCTTTAGATATACTGGTCTTTCTGATATTTGACTGAGATGGCAGATCTCCCAGCACGAACGTGGCACTCCGTTTCAGACGAGTTTTAGTTTTGGCTCCACGAAGTGACTTCATCTGATCTTCGTCGTTGTCTTGGCTTTTCCGTAAACTGATCGTAGGGATCTCGGGTCTTTTCAGAAAATGTTCATCGGATTTCTTATTTTTGTCCAGTTTCTCGTTCTCTATTGTCTCCGCCTCTTTCAAAAGAGAGTAATGGTTCAGAATATTGTCAACAGTTTTAgctttaatttgatttttcGCGTGGTCTAAATCTTTTTTGTAGGACCGGCACCTTTGACGGTAGATTCCTTGGGCCACCTGATTGCGTTTCCGAGTAATGTCTTCTGTCAGACGTCCGAATGGACGTTCTCCAATCTCTTTAGCTTCGGGGATCCTGAAAAATAGCAAAGGGTATCTTTATCGCCTAATATCTAATAAATACACAAACAAGAACTCCATGGGCCAAAACGCTCACCGATATGAATCATATTGATCCATAAGCAGCACGTGCCaatggcggatttagaggggacCTGGGTCTCCTTTTTGtgaccaaaaataaaaatgaattgtaGAACAACAGCAAAAGTATAagattttacattatatatataaacaatcaCATTGTATTCACTGTAattcattgattttattatgCATAATGTATAGCTAGACTGGAGCCCCTAGCCTAGGGGATCCCTTTAAACAAATCCTGGATAAGCAACTGCATGTGGAACCTTAATCATGAGCCTACACTAAACCAAGATTTACAGTACCCGTCATCGGCTGAACATTTTTATGAATTGTAATTAATCTAATTGCTGATGTaaggaagattttaaaatatttcatcggACCTTTACTGTCTTATAACTCATTCAAACAAATGAaagctatatttttaaaagttacaatatcattttttaaaattgcataGCCAGGCGCATGGCTGTCATGTAAACCTGGGCTTGCACATTATTCggtgaccaaaaaaaaaaaaaaaaaaaaaaagtaggaaAAACTGGGTCAGTGAGAGAAAAATAACGCCGGTGTCTACATGTACTACGTCACTACGAAGGGTTAAAGCGTACTTACGAAGCAGCATGGGTCAGGAGAGATTTTCGTCTTTTTCTATTCTCCACATTCATCGGGATGAAGACATAGATACAGATAAAGACGTTGACATTTTCTTATCATCAAAGAACAGAAGATTGTAACGAAAttacatgaattgaatgaaatatCACCTGAAAGAAGTTTTCGGGTGTTTTCTTTCAAGTTGTTATTTTCTGATCGACCCTTCGCAGTTTATtgcttccccccccccccccccccccccattcaaCATGCATACATTGGGGCATGAAAAATTTAATAGGTTTGGGCAACTGATTTGGGCACGGGatgcatttttgaaaatcatgtctcttcagtgattctTAAAAGTGTGGTCAATTATTAAATATGTTCTATTAAAAAAGAAGCTTTTGAAAAGCATTTTAGGGGACCCTGATTTGCTTACATTGTTTTCCGTCGGGGGCTTCGACCCCTGAACCCCCAACCAGGGCTCTGCCATGGACCCGCTGGGGACCTAGGGCGGCCAGACCCCTCGCCTGTATGGGCTACCACTTCCAAACAGGGCTAGCTATGCACCTGGTAGATAGAATGTCTATAGTTAAAGTGagaatgtcctacggacccggtttaacgatagattgattgatttatcaAATATTGATTAACGTCCCTCTACAGAATCTTTCACtatatggagacgtccccactgccggtgaaggtctTCCACTTTAGGCCTATATTTGAAGctctatgctcggcgtttaccgccattaagcagtgagggttctttagcgtgccacactcACTGTGGCACGGGACATGCGTTTTAAAGgttatctccgaggacccgtgacattcacacctgatgccgagcgtttggtgatggacctgtcactacatgttttaacgacttgggtatGTCGCaaccggaattcgaaccccaaccttccgcatgcggggcaaaagttctacctctagaccaccgcggcggtcacCTGTTTCATCACCAGGTTCAAGCCGGTTGATACTTCCGGTAGCCTGCAAGTATTTTTTCGACCGGAAAGTAGCCAGGATCACCCGATGAATCTAGAGCGGGCACGTGGAAAACAATATGGCGGAAAATGGAGATTAACATTTTCTTGCTCGTGATTTATCCATTTTCCATACTTTGAAAGAGTTTAATTTATGAGGTAAGTTTTCTGACATTATTGTTTCTGTGTGCTCGATGATACGATCAGCAATGCCTCTCTGTGGAAGTTAAAGCCCAGTCCGCCATTTTTGTGAACAAAAACTGATTATCAAGTATGATTTATAAACTGACATGGGAACATTTTATGAAATCTGTTTTGCTTGTTCTTCGAAAATTACGTAATTTTagtttttacattttgatataaattctGCTGATTTCCCACTCGTTTCCGCAAGACAAACCGGGTCAAAAAGTCATGTGATTAAAGTGAACCGCGTCGCC is a window from the Ostrea edulis chromosome 5, xbOstEdul1.1, whole genome shotgun sequence genome containing:
- the LOC125650530 gene encoding uncharacterized protein LOC125650530 codes for the protein MDPPNCCTAESGPADDVSSEQWCICFNCMYRAEQNVNAPVSRIPEAKEIGERPFGRLTEDITRKRNQVAQGIYRQRCRSYKKDLDHAKNQIKAKTVDNILNHYSLLKEAETIENEKLDKNKKSDEHFLKRPEIPTISLRKSQDNDEDQMKSLRGAKTKTRLKRSATFVLGDLPSQSNIRKTSISKGQQKFAVTRSRTTLFKEMDEVSEKSKPKVKTTSIAGFRAHIVPRLYKSATNPTSSKDRGKENSTDSPRHRPQTERSSTTNTSKGEDCEKSSVSKSTSDIEAEYFLKRINKLFKVSGPDGGDEEQTEPRPQSCIPCPQSKASSRTRSFLQNTVSKYKWVFIPGVTYYDLDKQCLSKQREREKVKVRQSELATIQADLHRKETSIRRLVRRSTNIREEMSHVTTGRPPR
- the LOC125650531 gene encoding uncharacterized protein LOC125650531; amino-acid sequence: MNVFQTRMPFRKQLKSCQPQAFGKNALLQKQYERQYSRLERERKSTQRQIQITEEKCVHSVYNLLQEAELYEQEKKQKQEEEKVKRAEKERKNPVFYYEIENEYVPKQPETKIVRGRPMTASVNTRKIGTQHNELRKRPSSASPALCCQNGGPASTAINVQRISSAESSHSRLSSASSYGSVQNENVFDSRPSSADIGPISANTGTNLKLWQLNVKRNSEGKPSAVRRGSSARSVRSVEESSETFQDPETMNTFARPKTADRYRRRRPDDELSEYWNRRVANIIRKWDLRDSDQYTKDLKVVKDIGPPPYRKLDSRTGQVERFIQKYSGKYRSLLRQTTSPALLDNRQKRSEKISRQDLASINADTAKYKKNTKFLLSKSREIKLFIENLPGVDKSQNLLNSSNP